From Chaetodon trifascialis isolate fChaTrf1 chromosome 24, fChaTrf1.hap1, whole genome shotgun sequence:
TTATTTTTCTCATCAAACCTTCAAGAAGTGTTAGAGCTTATTTCTCACTGATGATTCAAACAGAGCAGCGGTCATGTGACAAATCACACTGAATACAGAAAAAGTAACCACATTGCAGCCATTCCTGTAAAACTGTGACTGGGCCTTCGGGAACCCGGGCTCATGTAAAAAGATTTTTCCAGGTGATTCACCTGCACATGCTACTAACCACCATTGTGTTGGCCACTCTGCCAAACTGTGCAGGAAATACACCTCAGCTTACAGCAGGAAGAGTTCAGGAGTGTATCACACTCGAGGCATGCACGTAACGATTTCTCAAACGCTCCTGGTCAGCTGCCTTTGCCTTCACGCAGCGCAGATGGGCAGCAAGCCAGAGGGGAGGTGAGAGCAGCCGCAAAGGTGGCAGTCAGAGGCGGTTAATCAGGCACTTGATGGAGTACAGCCTGAATGGgagcaaacaaaaagcagctgagACTGGAATGTGAAATTACAGGTTGTCACATTGTGTTCGGGTAAAAATTTACAGCTTGGCATCAGcaatacaaaacaaactgcagaagcTGCATTATGCAACAAGTCATACAGATGCAACAAAGGAGGCGCTTTCTGCGACTGCATGTGTGCAATTATCTTGTGTTATTCGCGGTTTGGGTTGTGTTCGTTGACCTTGGGACAGAGGACAAAGCTCTTAGTTTGTTCGATGGAAGAAGATTGTCGAGCGAACCTCAAACGTCTCACTGATCCCAACTCATGGGGATCTTTTCACGTCATTCTCGTTCGGGACAGACTGGAGGATGGATGCCAAATGTCTGAGTGATTGTAATCACCTGATATTCTTTCCTGCGTCCACAACTGTGTTGTGCAGGCAGAGTTCATAAACAGTGCGCTGCATCTACTCGAGATGAGAAGTAAATGAGCTATTCAAGAGAGAGCCCCTCAGTCGACGTGAAAGCTTGCCAAGCACACTTTATTTGCACACGAAAGGCCAACACAAGGTGAAGTCAAGGTGAACGGAGAAGTTTCCTGGAGAGAGGCAGGCGAGCCTGAAATGAATAAACGTTTAACAGCAATTGTTCTTATGTAGATCCACCGGTCATGTTTTGAGTTAGCTTACTTCTTCTTCGTTGTAAAGCGGCCTTTGTGGGTGATATGCTTGAACAACGTTGCTTTATGTcttcacagaaaaagaaactcCATGCTGACATATGTTTACGTTGTTTGTAAATCCCCCTCTTCTATTTCGGCAGCCAAATGTATTTTGAAGTGACGGTCGATGCCAGTGTGGAATAGACAAATGTGTCAcagccaaataaataaaaccagcagGTGGTAGAAGGCTGGTGTACAATTCAGTCCCTAATTAGCGAGGGCCTAATTAGCTTGGACTGGATAGGAGAATATGAATGGCATTTATTCTGAGAGCTCCTTACAAAGGCACTCAGCGAAGAGCAGAAACCCCTTATTATGCAAGTGCCACACATGGCGCTTGACAGTGCGTGAGCTAGCGTCGAGAAGAAACAGCCATACGGTCTTGTGCATATTAAAAAGCCAGTTCAGAGTGGAGCATGCAGGCACGTGGCCACACTCAGAGGAGGGAGCAGTCACTCTTCCAGTGacactgcagcatgtttttATATATACTGCACTGCCCTTTTGAGGAGGACGTTTTGAGGCAGTTTGCTGCACATTTACCCACAAAGCCTTGTGAGTAATATTGCGAGGACAGAACAGAGGGCTGTCAGCCTGAGAACATGGTAATGAGGTCAGTGAGATAGACCAGTGCTGCAGTTTAGACTCCCTGAGCGAACTTAAGAGGAAATGGCACACTAAACTGCAATTTGTGGTTGAGTGGGTCATAAAAACAGTCCTAACTTCTGGCTAATTTGTCACACGTTGTCCTTTACTTCCCACACATTCAAGCAGAGCCCCTGATTctaaattaaagctgcaggaaCTCTGAGTTACTAACGCTTTGTTGCTCAAAATCTAGAACTTCTCCATATAAATATCACGGGATAATTGGTTTTCAGTGTCAAATagttgcatttgtgtgtcttgAAATGTGACCTCGCTCTCAATTCTACATGGACGTGACCATATtttaacacaaacacctgagaaaACCATGTGTGACCCAAAACATTGTCATGCTCAAGAAAGGctgtggaaaacacagaagcgtgagggtatttttttttttgtctttttaaccTTCGTAAAGCTGCAAGAAATCAAAAATCAAAGccattttcacagcttttcatGCCCTCagttaaaatgtgaatattttctatGACTTGTCATGCCTTGAGATAATTGTTCCAGTCATGCAAAGAGGCATGCGGTGTGAAGGAATACAATTCAGATTTGACAAAATGTGTAACAAGTTCGAGCTTTTCTCCAAGGCCGGTGCAGTACACTGTGATGTGGAGTGATTTTCTGAAGAGGCAGTTTCATTGTTCAATTACTTTTGAGTTATGGCTGAAGTAGCACAGTCACGCCCTTGTTAGCCGGCAGTGGGGCTGTCACCTCGCAGGCCATCGAGCGGCCCAGTGAAGCGGAAGCTGGAACAGCGTGTCCCAAAACAGCACCATCAACATCGACAGTTAGAGCAGACACTTGGCTTTTGTTCAGCAAATCGCTGTCGTGGACACTGACTGGACAAGTAGATTCAGTGTCACCACCTGACCTAAAATCCCATCCCACGCCCTGCTGAAACTGTCCCCAATTTGGTGAAACACTCTTGCTTGTCCTGTTAttgaaagaaatcaaataatGCGATAAAAGGCAAATGGTTTAATCATtccactctttttttctctctgacgAAACATTCAGCGCCAACCTTTATGTTAATATCCAGTGCTGGAACAGCCAAGGTGAGGGGGTTTGTGATAAAATCAAGCAGCTTAAGTTCAACATGTATTTGACTCTGTTGCCCCCTGTTGTTCAGTTGTAGTAACAGCAATTTTTCCTGAAACTGATCCACAATAACTGCATTTATTCTGACAACAAAATATATAAGATGCTCCTGTTTACTGTCCACCGACTGCTGAGTCCTGTGACGACTCCAGCTGCCTCTTGAGTTCAGCCAGTTGTCTCTCCATGTGGAAGATGTCGTCGGACATTTGCCTAAAGCAGACACAGTTTAGGAGCATTTCATATGTAGAACGTTGTACTTGGAGTAGTCTTCCTCCAAACAGTCTCCAAGGTGGAACATTCTTGTCGAATTAATGTGAAAATTTGATAAATCCTATTTCAAATGtatcaaaaacaacaatatgtGTTATGTATTTTATGGCTTTTCGCTGGATTTGGTCACATGGGCACATTAATGGAACTTCCCATCCCAAAGTGTCCAGAAGCACTTCTTAGTTGTTTAAATATGGATGGTGTCGTCACGAGTGCTGTATTTGCATTTCTGATTACCTGTGGGCAGCCTGGGCCCTGCTGAGCTGGCAGTGGAGGCGCTTGACGATGGCTTCATAGCGCCTGTTCTGGATCTGTAAACAAAGATTTTCAATATATACATAGAAATTAGAGCCATATTGCTCTGGTGAATtgcaatatttccatttttaaaggaaaaacgGCAGAAATTGGCTGATtccagcctcttaaatgtgatcattttctggTTTCCATGCTCTTCTGTGATAGTAAACATACAATATCTGAATGTAAAAGGAAGTGGAAAATAGCAGTTGCAGGCCGACtgtaaataatcaataaattcACAACCTCTCTTTGCCAAACCTCAATGTCTTTCTTTATCTGGGTTTGCGTTTCAAACTCTTTGCGCAGTTGctctttcctctcagctgtcGTCTTCCTCATCCGAGAAATTTCCCCCTGCAGAGCATCGATCTCTCTCTGCGGAACATTGACCGAAAAACAAACAACGTGATCTGTGAAGTTTCAAAATATCATTCACCATCACCCAGATCATTTTCTCCACCTTGGCCATCTGCACTGTGTTTCCATTTGGATTCTCCAAATCTCCCCtcagctcctctttcttttgTGCCAGCATCCTGACCAgtgctctcttctcctccagaaCTTTATGGGCCTCTGTCTGGCTCGCCGCGTGCAAAACGGCTGCTCTGTGGCCCTCCATCTTTTTTCTGTAAGCACTGAACCTTGCCAGTGCCATGCGAgcgttctcctcctcctcgcttaTAGCGATCTGGAGCTCTGTGTTCTCCTTGCTGATGGATGCACAGCGATCATACAGGACTTTGGCCTGCCGCTCCAGGTGCTCCATCTCGCCCTCCAACAGTGGGATTTCCCTCACTTTGGATCTCAACTCCTGCTCtgccatctctcctctcttttcaacATCTGAAAGAGTTTCCTGGAAAAGGAGGATGACATCCAAACCAGTGACTAACCCCCAAAGGTACATTTTTAAGATGCAAAGGCTTTATAATAAACAAGTAGATGACACATACACATGGCTCTTTAAGAGAATAGTCAAACTTGCTCAATAAATGTTTCATAAAATTGTATTTCTACTAATTGATTGCCATCTTTTATGGTACGTATCCGCTATATTCGGAGAAACACTTTTCATACTGTATAGTTTAATGCCAGAAAAAGCATAATGGAGATGATACTTTGTGTTAGCTTGAATCTAAAGCGAATTTAGCTTGTCTGAAGGTGAACCTGCAGGGAGCTGAGTgacttctgtttctctttcagggcCTCAGTCTGAGCGCAGCCATGTTGAGTGATACCCTCCACCATCCTGGCAAATGAACACCCAGGCTTCTCCTCTGTTCCTGAGAGACAGTGGATGAAAGTGTGTTAAAGTTTCTGTTAGGAGCCAAGAAGTGAGATCTTGCTCGCAGTATTTTCAAATGTCGTCTTTGGATTTTGGCAGGCTGATGTAGGTTAGACACCCAGACCACATGACCAAATGTTAGGGCTTAGCTGAACTGACTCATAGCTAATTGATGTGTAGCTCCAATTAAACGAGCACAATTCAAAGCATCTGATCAGGTAAACATTGGCTAATACTTGGCTAACAAAGCTAGCTAAAAATTGGTTAAATTTCCTTACATATACTCAGCTACTTAAACACAATTTTGCGTATTTATTTACTGTTAATAAGGCTGTTTATCATTAGTTAATATCATCTTACCATTTTCACAGGGTCCACAGCTTGACATTTTGACAGCAGTTAGTATACCTCACCAATATTTACTTAATGCTAAATGTCAAAACACTAGCCAAAACCGTTTTAACACAGATGATGTCTAAATGTCAAACTTTGGAGCCAGTGACGGTGTTAACTGAGATTATATTTTTTCTTAAACTTAATTATTGaccaaattaattaattaatttttcaaacaacaacaacatattaTCTTTGTTAGGCATTTATTAGCCGATTTGCCGTCTCGATCGCACTACAGTTCCCAGAGTTCGCTTCTTCTATTCGACCTCTTCTCACAAACTACATCCGGTGTCTCATCCGGGTAGCCTTAGTTACAGCAGCAATGATATTTGACAGTTGTAAACACTTGAACAACACGTTTGAAGATTGTTTTTGCTTTACTCGTTGCTCTGTAAATGTAGTGAAATGCTCGCTAATCGCTGGTTTCAGCTGTGCTCTTTGTGTAGCCGTGTAGTTTACAGcaccagaggaagaagaagagcaggatgGAGGACACTGACAGGACACAGCAATCTGAAATGTGCTACCATCACAGAGGTGCAACACTGGGGTACAGCAGCACCCAAACGCTTCTGTCACAGCGATTTGGGGGACTTGTACAAGACTGAGTCTGTTCAGAGGTATATTCAGCAGCTCATGGAGGAGCACAGAGAGCTTagtgagaagctgcagcatgcATACCTCAGCGAGTCAGACAGGAAAGCGCTcataaagagacacacagagctgctgcctctgGCAAATGtgtttgagaggctggaacAAGCCCTGAAAGACCACGAGGAAGTCCTTTCACTTCTGCAGAGTGAGTAGCTTTTTTTAATTCTTGTACTTCTGTTGGTAACAATTGTCAAAATATAAAGATAAAGGGGTGTACTTTTTCTGGAGTGATACAGGAAATAATGTATATAACATAACAGCATTcctgtcttttattattttggtaCAGAAACCTCACCTTCTGTTTTCCCCTGACTCGCAGGTTCAGCTGATACCAAAGATGAAGACGAGCAACTGACCCAgctgctgaaagaggaggacgCACAAATGTCCCGCAAAATTTTAGCCCTGAGAAAAGATGTAAGAATACAAAGGTATGATCGCAtatgtgcagaaatgtgttcaAGAACATTTTATGCTAATGGCTGCGCTTCTTGCTCTCCAGTTGATGAAATCTCTTGTGCCCCCTGACCCTCTTGACTCCAGTGATATTCTGCTGGAGGTTGTATCAGGACGAACAACAGGAGGTACAAACGGATGCAAACAGGCTTTTTCTCCACCAAACCTAAACTTATCACTCTAAAAATCAGTATGTTTTCTGAATTTGTGTTAATGTGGTTTCAGGTGACATCTGTCAGCAGTTCACCAGagaaatgtttgacatgtaCCAGGGTTTTGCCTCTTACAAGAACTGGGACTTTGAAGTTTTCAACTACACTCCTTCTGACTATGGTCAGTCACcgattgattgatttgtttctgtattattacactcaaaaagaaaatccaaaatgtAGCATGTTGAAGTGAAAACACTTAGTTCCAACATGGTCTCAAGTGCGAGAGAGTCACGACTCTCAGAACAGAGCCGTCCTTAATGATCTGAGCTTCACCCGCGCTTATATTGCTGTGACACATCTTTATTGTGGTTTGCAGGTGGTTTGCACCATGCAGCCGTTAGAATAGCCGGGGAGAAAGTGTACAGACATCTGAAGCACGAAGGAGGAACACACCGGGTGCAGAGGATCCCTGAGGTGGGCCTCTCCTCCAGGATGCAGCGTATCCACACGGGAACCATGACTGTCATTATCCTGCCTCAGCCAGTGGAGGTACGCTCTCCTCTTCGCTCTTTGTTAGCTGCTTCTTCATCAGTCCGGTACGATTCaaaagtctgtctttgtgtcctgtgtCCACAGTTTGACGTCCACATAGATCCAAAGGATCTTCGCGTCGACACATTCAGATCGCGAGGTGCGGGGGGCCAGAGCGTCAACACAACAGACAGCGCAGTGCGCATCGTTCATCTTCCCACCGGTAAAGTGCGCCACAACGGTTCTGGAGCCGCTCCGGACTGGAAACAGCTCTGCTttgatttcacacaaacaccGGGCCTCGTTGCTATTCATCATTTTCGTGGTTACCTTAACAGGTGTAACTGCTGAGTGTCAGCAGACTCGATCTCAGCTGCAAAACAGAGACACCGCCATGCGAGTGCTGAAGACCAGACTGTACCAGAGCATGATgggtaaagagacagagaacaggCAAACAGCAcggaagcagcaggtgagggaaCTCCTCTCGCAGGGACACACTTTTGTCAGGACAAcgagttttccttttttcttatcTGTTTACTCCCACGTCGCTATCGGCAGGTGGGCACGCGCTCTCAGTCAGAGAGGATTCGGACCTACAACTTCAGCCAGGATCGTGTCACGGACCACAGGACTGGATACGTTACAAGAGACATTAAGGTTAAACATTAAACGAGTGTCAGTGGGCCTCCAGCCTCTGCATGAATCATGAGAAACTTAAATCTGTGAGCCTTTCTTGTCATTTTCCCGTCACTTTATTGCCTTTTCAGTCGGGTTTGTTTCGTCCCAACTCTTTCTGGTTCTGGTCCATGTGTAGGAGTTcatgagaggaggggaggatcTCGACGATCTGATCTGTGACCTCCTTCAACACGCAGAGATGGAGGCTCTTCTGGAGGTCGTGGAGAGCAGCGGGCGCGGCAAACCACCACAGTCTGGACAATCTGCAGACTGACACCCACCAGTTAGTGCACTGAACATACAGTGGTGGATGCGCTCGTCTAACGTGTCCTCCAGTAATTTGACTGCATGCCAGGGCTGAAAGATATGATCAAACACTGAGAGGTATTTTTTTTAGTAATAAAATATTAAGTGTTTTGTGTCAATTCCCTAAATAATGCCACgagtcatttttatttctaaattaaTACTTTCAGATGACAATTAAGCAAGTTAAAAGCTGTACATATCAACTAAAACTGTTCATATACACATAAGTACATATCGCTAAAGTCAAATATGGTACAAAATTTCCCAATatatttttagcattttctgCTTTAAGTGGGAATTTGTCATAATCAAACCTTTTATCCTGGAAGAGTTTTCAGCATCAAGTTCCAGGGCAGGCACAGACCTCAGTTCCGTTTACTGTCGGCAAGTCTTCTCTGTGGTTCTTTGCCAGTCAGGGTGCGGCGAAAGCACCTATCAGCGTGAGACACACTCGCACCCAAAGCCTGTCACACCCTGCGTGTGCGTGCCAGCTGACCAGAAATATCCActatttgtttttcctcatttattatcaaaaagtgttttctttacCGCGGCTGGCGCCTGTTTCAGTGACATCCATCACTTTCATTCTTTATTCAGTTCAGAAATAATTTTGCTGACAGCGTTGTGCTTTAGCACCCGGACAGTCGTGAAATACCGAGATCCCATTTTACGATCTTTAATCCATTCTGCTTTATCAAAGTATAACATTTGAACTGACAGATATGACAATGGCGTTTTCATCGGGATGGCTTGGTAGTTTTTCATAAATTACACTGGTAAAAAAATACAGAtatggaaaatagaaaaagttCTTTGATTTGCTCTCTATGGGTACATCTGTGCTTACCAGACTACGTGATCTGCATTAATCAAATTATCGTACTGGGATATGACAATGTTGTATGCATGAAATAAGATGAGAAAACTCAAGTACACCTTCAttatgacacttttttttttttctcgttaaGCAATGGCATCAGAGTGACTTTG
This genomic window contains:
- the LOC139328056 gene encoding coiled-coil domain-containing protein 122, which codes for MVEGITQHGCAQTEALKEKQKSLSSLQETLSDVEKRGEMAEQELRSKVREIPLLEGEMEHLERQAKVLYDRCASISKENTELQIAISEEEENARMALARFSAYRKKMEGHRAAVLHAASQTEAHKVLEEKRALVRMLAQKKEELRGDLENPNGNTVQMAKREIDALQGEISRMRKTTAERKEQLRKEFETQTQIKKDIEIQNRRYEAIVKRLHCQLSRAQAAHRQMSDDIFHMERQLAELKRQLESSQDSAVGGQ
- the mtrf1 gene encoding peptide chain release factor 1, mitochondrial — translated: MLANRWFQLCSLCSRVVYSTRGRRRAGWRTLTGHSNLKCATITEVQHWGTAAPKRFCHSDLGDLYKTESVQRYIQQLMEEHRELSEKLQHAYLSESDRKALIKRHTELLPLANVFERLEQALKDHEEVLSLLQSSADTKDEDEQLTQLLKEEDAQMSRKILALRKDLMKSLVPPDPLDSSDILLEVVSGRTTGGDICQQFTREMFDMYQGFASYKNWDFEVFNYTPSDYGGLHHAAVRIAGEKVYRHLKHEGGTHRVQRIPEVGLSSRMQRIHTGTMTVIILPQPVEFDVHIDPKDLRVDTFRSRGAGGQSVNTTDSAVRIVHLPTGVTAECQQTRSQLQNRDTAMRVLKTRLYQSMMGKETENRQTARKQQVGTRSQSERIRTYNFSQDRVTDHRTGYVTRDIKEFMRGGEDLDDLICDLLQHAEMEALLEVVESSGRGKPPQSGQSAD